Proteins encoded together in one Candidatus Xianfuyuplasma coldseepsis window:
- a CDS encoding YgaP family membrane protein: MKKNVGKTDSYIRYGLGLVFIVLAIVWQWWMVIPAVLAIATGYLGTCGLYSLFGINTCKVKD; encoded by the coding sequence ATGAAGAAAAATGTCGGAAAAACCGATAGTTACATCCGCTATGGACTTGGACTGGTATTTATCGTCCTCGCCATCGTATGGCAATGGTGGATGGTAATTCCTGCCGTCTTGGCGATTGCAACAGGATACCTAGGAACATGTGGTCTGTATTCATTATTTGGAATCAATACGTGCAAGGTAAAAGACTAA
- a CDS encoding 50S ribosomal protein L25 → MKLLERQGKVKEIRDNDQVPGVIYGHGIDPTPIQVEYQDLRKAMAKYGTSMTFEVTLGKDKHLVYIKDYQSDYLSNYKTIHVDFMKVSADDTISAAVSLNFLNKDAVRESGQVIATNLTELEVEYKVGKGVSSIDVDLSVLKDVDAIHVEDVVLPEGLAVLNDPKQIVANLATIAEEVEATDEVDNDPLAGWEDPEATEDEE, encoded by the coding sequence ATGAAGCTATTAGAACGACAAGGTAAGGTCAAAGAAATCCGCGACAACGACCAAGTTCCAGGCGTCATTTACGGACATGGTATTGATCCAACACCGATTCAAGTAGAGTATCAAGATCTCCGCAAAGCGATGGCAAAATACGGTACATCGATGACGTTTGAAGTAACCTTAGGAAAGGATAAACATTTAGTTTATATTAAAGACTATCAATCCGATTATCTTTCCAACTATAAAACGATTCATGTTGATTTCATGAAAGTTTCTGCAGATGATACCATCAGTGCTGCTGTATCTCTGAACTTCTTGAACAAAGATGCTGTACGCGAAAGTGGACAAGTCATTGCAACAAACTTAACTGAACTCGAAGTAGAATACAAAGTTGGTAAAGGTGTTAGTAGTATTGATGTGGATTTAAGTGTCCTTAAAGACGTGGATGCAATTCATGTAGAAGACGTTGTATTACCAGAAGGATTAGCCGTGTTAAATGACCCGAAACAAATCGTTGCCAACTTAGCAACCATAGCTGAAGAAGTGGAAGCAACTGATGAAGTTGATAATGATCCATTAGCAGGTTGGGAAGACCCAGAAGCAACAGAAGACGAAGAGTAA
- a CDS encoding THUMP domain-containing class I SAM-dependent RNA methyltransferase, with the protein METLTLLATATFGLESVVKRELEQLGYDIISVDNGRVLFNGTYRDIVKTNLWLRTADRVLWVIGEFKATTFDQLYDQTKRLSWPSIIPKNGTTIVNGKSVKSKLFSISDCQKIVKKAIVDKLMFAHKVHWLKEDGPTYSIQVSLLKDIATITIDTSGTGLHKRGYRVETVEAPLKETLAAALIQLSYWNKDRVLYDTFCGSGTIPIEAAMIGRNIAPGLNRDFAFKAWDIIPNDIIKEETKKAYQAIDYDSDIHIYASDISEENLHKAEENAIEAGVDDCITFSVSDIKDIVIDQPYPIVISNPPYGERLMDEGAIISLTKTMKQVFSPYQTASLYFLTSFQKFEQYYGKKADRRRKLYNGRIEVWYYQYYGPRPPL; encoded by the coding sequence ATGGAGACATTAACACTATTAGCAACCGCTACATTTGGCTTAGAAAGTGTTGTAAAAAGAGAATTGGAACAATTGGGATATGACATCATTTCTGTCGACAACGGCAGAGTTCTTTTTAACGGAACCTATCGTGATATTGTCAAAACCAATTTATGGTTGCGCACTGCCGATCGTGTCTTATGGGTCATTGGCGAATTTAAAGCAACAACATTTGATCAACTATACGATCAAACCAAACGGCTTTCCTGGCCATCGATTATTCCTAAGAATGGAACGACTATTGTCAATGGGAAAAGTGTGAAATCCAAACTCTTTAGTATTTCCGACTGTCAGAAGATTGTCAAAAAAGCAATCGTGGATAAATTAATGTTTGCCCATAAAGTACATTGGTTGAAAGAAGATGGACCCACTTACTCAATACAGGTATCGTTATTAAAAGACATTGCTACAATCACAATAGATACCTCCGGAACAGGATTACATAAACGAGGATACCGCGTTGAAACTGTGGAAGCACCGCTAAAAGAAACCCTTGCTGCTGCCCTAATTCAACTTAGTTATTGGAATAAGGATCGCGTGCTATATGATACGTTTTGTGGATCCGGGACCATCCCCATAGAAGCGGCGATGATTGGTCGTAATATCGCTCCTGGTTTGAATCGAGATTTTGCTTTTAAAGCATGGGATATCATTCCCAATGACATCATAAAAGAGGAAACAAAAAAAGCATATCAAGCCATTGATTACGATAGTGATATCCACATCTATGCCTCTGATATATCAGAGGAGAATCTACACAAGGCGGAAGAAAATGCCATCGAAGCAGGTGTTGATGATTGTATCACGTTCAGTGTATCGGATATCAAAGATATCGTCATCGATCAACCTTATCCAATAGTGATATCCAATCCACCGTATGGGGAACGCTTAATGGATGAAGGTGCCATTATTTCCTTAACCAAAACGATGAAACAAGTATTTTCCCCATATCAAACAGCTAGTTTATACTTTTTAACTTCATTTCAAAAGTTTGAACAATACTATGGCAAAAAAGCTGATCGAAGACGGAAATTATACAACGGTCGAATCGAAGTGTGGTACTATCAATATTACGGTCCCCGTCCACCGTTGTAA